From Penicillium psychrofluorescens genome assembly, chromosome: 6, one genomic window encodes:
- a CDS encoding uncharacterized protein (ID:PFLUO_008795-T1.cds;~source:funannotate) translates to MAGSVDAKSISKKRKRKHAAKPATDNVPKPATETDESSPATAKKNTASVTKAAVDKSTKKRKVSQSPSDDESDDNEHADEQSEASDDDEEEEVSTNGNGAATDLPTMDDVTLPQTGAELQKFTELNLSEKTMQAINDMGFETMTEIQQRTIPPLLAGRDVLGAAKTGSGKTLSFLIPAVEMLSALRFKPRNGTGVIVVSPTRELALQIFGVARELMAHHSQTYGIVIGGANRRAEADKLVKGVNLIIATPGRLLDHLQNTQGFVFKNLKTLVIDEADRILEVGFEDEMRQIVKILPSEERQTMLFSATQTTKVEDLARISLRPGPLYINVDHRKEHSTVEGLEQGYVVCEADKRFLLLFSFLKRNLKKKIIVFFSSCNCVKYHAELLNYIDLPVLELHGKQKQQKRTNTFFEFCNAKQGTLICTDVAARGLDIPAVDWIIQFDPPDDPRDYIHRVGRTARGADGKGRSLMFLQPSEVGFLKHLKEARVPVVEFEFPASKIVNVQSQLEKLIGQNYYLNKSAKEGYRSYLQAYASHSLRSVFDVHKLDLVKVAKGFGFSTPPRIDIQLGASLSREKKQQQQGRRTYGSQPNNKGLKFKRKHDD, encoded by the exons ATGGCCGGCTCTGTCGACGCAAAGTCGATCTccaagaagcggaagagaaaGCACGCCGCAAAACCTGCGACAGACAATGTCCCGAAGCCGGCAACCGAGACCGATGAAAGCTCACCCGCGACCGCGAAGAAAAATACTGCGTCTGTCACAAAGGCTGCGGTTGACAAATCgaccaagaagcgcaaagTGAGCCAATCGCCGAGTGACGACGAAAGCGATGATAACGAGCACGCCGATGAGCAGTCAGAggccagcgacgacgacgaggaggaggaggtttCAACGAACGGAAATGGTGCTGCTACGGATCTACCTACCATGGACGACGTTACCCTCCCTCAGACAGGCGCTGAGCTGCAAAAGTTCACGGAGCTGAATCTCTCGGAGAAGACCATGCAGGCGATCAACGATATGGGATTCGAGACGATGAccgagatccagcagcgcaCTATTCCTCCACTGCTGGCAGGCCGGGATGTTCTTGGTGCTGCCAAGACGGGCTCCGGAAAGACTCTGTCGTTCCTGATCCCTGCCGTGGAAATGCTGAGCGCACTACGATTCAAGCCTCGGAATGGTACTGGTGTCATTGTCGTGTCTCCTACCCGTGAACTGGCGCTGCAAATTTTTGGAGTCGCCCGAGAACTCATGGCGCACCACTCGCAAACGTATGGCATTGTCATCGGAGGTGCCAACCGACGGGCTGAGGCGGACAAGTTGGTCAAGGGTGTCAACCTTATCATTGCCACTCCCGGCCGTCTTCTTGACCACCTGCAAAACACACAGGGATTCGTGTTCAAGAACCTCAAGACCCTGGTCATCGATGAGGCGGATCGGATTCTGGAGGTCGGAttcgaggatgagatgcGACAGATCGTGAAGATTCTACCGTCGGAGGAACGCCAGACCATGCTGTTCTCTGCCACTCAGACCACCAAGGTTGAGGATCTGGCACGGATATCCCTGCGACCCGGTCCGCTATACATCAATGTCGACCACCGCAAGGAACACAGCACCGTGGAAGGCTTGGAGCAAGGCTACGTGGTCTGCGAGGCCGACAAGCGCTTTTTGCTCCTGTTTTCGTTCCTCAAGCGTAacttgaagaagaagatcattgtcttcttctcgagctgCAACTGTGTCAAGTACCACGCCGAGCTCCTGAACTACATCGACCTGCCCGTTCTGGAGTTGCACGGGAAAcagaagcagcagaagcGCACCAACACCTTTTTTGAGTTCTGCAACGCCAAGCAAGGCACTCTGATTTGTACCGACGTCGCCGCTCGTGGCTTGGAT ATCCCCGCCGTCGACTGGATCATCCAGTTCGACCCCCCCGATGATCCCCGTGATTATATCCACCGTGTCGGACGAACCGCTCGCGGTGCCGACGGCAAGGGTCGCAGCCTGATGTTCCTGCAGCCGTCGGAGGTTGGGTTCCTGAAGCATCTGAAGGAAGCCCGCGTGCCTGTCGTCGAGTTTGAGTTCCCCGCGTCGAAGATTGTCAACGTGCAGTCTCAACTGGAGAAGCTGATCGGACAGAACTACTATCTCAACAAG TCGGCCAAGGAAGGATACCGGTCGTACCTCCAGGCGTACGCCTCGCACTCGCTGCGGTCGGTGTTTGATGTGCACAAGCTGGACTTGGtcaaggtggccaagggCTTTGGATTCTCTACGCCGCCGCGGATCGACATCCAGCTGGGCGCTAGCCTGAGccgggagaagaagcagcagcagcagggccggCGCACGTATGGCAGCCAGCCGAACAACAAGGGGCTGAAGTTCAAGCGGAAGCATGATGATTGA
- a CDS encoding uncharacterized protein (ID:PFLUO_008794-T1.cds;~source:funannotate): MRLISLLTYFVAFVAPLVSAVDYIESDALSVCMESSNFTATYFHVMFYPGNKTLELEFKGVSAVKGKILADVSLTAYGYTILQKTIDPCSFQNQGVQLCPMPAGAIDPPAIHIPIPESTIQGIPSIAYTVPDLDASVKVELLSLDTKEKIACVQAQLSNSKTVYQEAVAWVTAIISGLGLAASAITSGLGHSNTAAHVAANALSLFGFMQGQAMMGMTSVHMPPIVEAWTQNFQWSMGIIHVNFLQTICTWYQRSTGGTPTTLLSKLSTTSVEVLKRRKRDVIDPMMDTMVSFVKRGASYLMKRDNSGTQQLVIVRGISRVGFKADIEETNVFLTGLIFFVVFVVFVTIIVTAFKGICELLAKHGKMQSDKFQDFRHGWKVVLRGILFRMALIGFPQMVVLCMWEFTQRDSPAEVVLAVVIFLSLLIVLGWAAQKVIRLAKRSVMLHKNPAYILYSDPTSLNKWGFLYVQYRATAYYFVVPVLFYILVKGMFIGLSQPAPVVQTVALVILEAGMLVGVSVLRPWMDKKTNVFNISIAAVNFLNAIFLLVFSDVFNPPGMVSGVMGVIFFVYNAVFALVLLVLVLISAGYAVFSKDPDTRYQPMRDDRGSFIKSQTQLNTELDALGATARNEPKGGYQHNPFEDDQTSISSGNGASVHPHDARQPPASPVDPSVPLFPSSRGPPPGYDQYRAASPSPRYDGPVGASALTTTYRTQNNSSPWQRGAGYDH, from the exons ATGCGGTTAATATCGCTTCTCACCTACTTCGTCGCCTTCGTGGCGCCGCTGGTGTCAGCGGTCGACTACATCGAATCCGATGCGCTCAGTGTGTGCATGGAGAGCAGCAACTTTACGGCAACCTACTTCCACGTTATGTTCTATCCCGGAAACAAAACCTTGGAGCTGGAGTTCAAGGGCGTGTCAGCAGTCAAGGGTAAGATCCTGGCTGACGTGTCCCTCACTGCCTATGGCTACACCATATTGCAGAAGACCATCGATCCTTGCTCCTTCCAGAACCAGGGTGTGCAATTGTGTCCGATGCCCGCAGGCGCCATCGATCCTCCCGCTATTCATATCCCGATTCCGGAGTCGACAATCCAAGGCATTCCTA GCATTGCATACACCGTTCCCGATCTCGATGCGAGCGTCAAGGTCGAGCTTCTGAGCCTGGACacgaaggagaagattgccTGTGTACAAGCCCAGCTTTCCAACAGCAAAACTGTGTACCAAGAAGCAGTTGCTTGGGTTACTGCCATTATCTCAGGTCTAGGCTTGGCAGCCTCCGCTATCACTTCTGGGCTTGGACATTCCAATACGGCGGCCCACGTCGCGGCTAAtgccctctctctcttcggATTCATGCAGGGCCAGGCGATGATGGGCATGACTTCGGTTCACATGCCCCCGATTGTGGAAGCATGGACCCAGAACTTCCAGTGGAGTATGGGAATCATCCATGTGAACTTTCTCCAAACGATTTGCACCTGGTATCAACGATCCACCGGTGGAACTCCTACGACTCTACTATCCAAACTTTCAACTACCTCGGTCGAGGTTCTCAAACGTCGGAAGCGCGACGTGATTGATCCAATGATGGACACTATGGTGTCGTTCGTTAAGAGAGGGGCCTCTTATCTCATGAAAAGGGACAACTCGGGCACCCAACAGCTCGTCATTGTACGGGGTATTAGTCGTGTTGGATTCAAGGCGGACATTGAGGAAACCAATGTCTTCCTGACTGgtctcatcttcttcgtggtCTTCGTGGTCTTTGTCACGATTATCGTTACAGCCTTCAAGGGGATCTGCGAATTGCTTGCTAAGCACGGTAAGATGCAGAGTGACAAGTTCCAAGACTTCCGGCATGGTTGGAAGGTCGTCCTTCGTGGCATTCTGTTCCGGATGGCGCTCATTGGGTTCCCCCAAATGGTTGTTCTTTGCATGTGGGAGTTCACCCAACGGGATTCGCCCGCTGAGGTCGTCTTAGCGGTAGTGATATTCCTATCCCTACTGATCGTACTCGGCTGGGCGGCACAAAAGGTCATTCGCTTGGCTAAACGATCGGTAATGCTTCACAAGAACCCGGCCTACATCCTATACTCGGATCCTACCTCCCTCAACAAGTGGGGTTTCCTCTACGTGCAGTACCGTGCGACGGCATACTACTTTGTTGTGCCAGTTCTATTTTACATCCTCGTTAAGGGAATGTTTATTGGTCTGAGCCAGCCCGCTCCCGTCGTTCAGACCGTGGCTCTAGTCATTCTTGAGGCAGGTATGCTAGTCGGTGTCTCCGTTCTCCGCCCATGGATGGACAAGAAGACCAATGTGttcaacatctccattgCCGCGGTCAATTTCCTCAACGCgatcttccttctcgtcttctcGGATGTGTTTAACCCGCCAGGCATGGTGTCCGGTGTTATGggtgtcatcttcttcgtctaCAACGCAGTCTTTGCTCTAGTCCTACTAGTCCTTGTTCTGATCTCTGCGGGTTATGCCGTCTTCTCGAAAGACCCGGATACGCGGTACCAGCCGATGCGCGATGACCGTGGCTCGTTCATCAAGTCGCAGACTCAATTGAATACCGAGTTGGATGCCTTAGGTGCGACCGCCCGCAACGAGCCCAAGGGAGGATACCAGCACAACCCGTTTGAGGATGACCAGACATCCATCTCCAGTGGAAATGGCGCCAGCGTTCACCCCCACGATGCTCGCCAGCCTCCTGCGTCGCCCGTGGACCCATCGGTGCCGCTCTtccccagcagccgcggtCCTCCTCCCGGCTACGATCAGTACCGGGCCGCTTCGCCCTCGCCTCGCTACGATGGCCCCGTGGGCGCCTCGGCATTGACGACAACCTACAGGACTCAAAACAACTCAAGCCCATGGCAACGAGGAGCTGGGTACGACCACTAA